A single window of Phaenicophaeus curvirostris isolate KB17595 chromosome 7, BPBGC_Pcur_1.0, whole genome shotgun sequence DNA harbors:
- the MCM6 gene encoding DNA replication licensing factor MCM6, which yields MDLAVATGDSGAAQQHQQLRDEVAEKCQKLFQDFLEEFQNSDGEVKYLRDAEELIRPERNTLVVSFADLEQFNQQLSTTIQEEFYRVYPYLCRAVKTFARDHGNVPSNKDFYVAFQDLPTRHKIREMTSAKIGSLMRISGQVVRTHPVHPELVSGTFLCLDCQTVIKDVEQQFKYTQPNICRNPVCANRRRFLLDTNKSRFVDFQKVRIQETQAELPRGSIPRSVEVILRAEAVESAQAGDKCDFTGSLIVVPDVSQLSTPGVRAETSSRLSGREGYETEGIRGLRALGVRELSYKLVFLACYVAPTNPRFGGKELRDEEQTAESIKNQMSVKEWEKVFEMSQDKNLYHNLCTSLFPTIHGNDEVKRGVLLMLFGGVPKTTSEGTSLRGDINVCVVGDPSTAKSQFLKHVDEFSPRAVYTSGKASSAAGLTAAVVKDEESHEFVIEAGALMLADNGVCCIDEFDKMDMRDQVAIHEAMEQQTISITKAGVKATLNARTSILAAANPVGGRYDRSKSLKQNINLSAPIMSRFDLFFILVDECNEVTDYAIARRIVDLHSRVEESVDRVYSLDDIRRYLLFARQFKPKISKESEDFIVEQYKRLRQRDGSGVIKSSWRITVRQLESMIRLSEAMARMHCCDEVHPKHVKEAFRLLNKSIIRVETPDINLDQDEEQQIEDQEDQGGVNGEAEAPAGVNGLADGINGHSEDVSKDAAPKASLRLGFSEYRRISNLLVLHLRKAEEEEDDSSLKKSELINWYLKEIESEIESEEDLINKKKIIERVIHRLTHYDHILIELSQSGLRGSGEERTFDEDPYLVVNPNYLLED from the exons ATGGACCTGGCGGTGGCGACCGGGGACTCTGGCGCGgcgcagcagcaccagcagctccgCGATGAGGTGGCCGAGAAGTGCCAGAAGCTCTTCCAGGACTTCCTAGAGGA GTTCCAGAACAGCGACGGAGAGGTCAAATACTTGCGTGATGCTGAAGAACTGATTCGGCCAGAGCGGAACACGTTGGTTGTAAGCTTTGCAGATTTGGAGCAGTTCAATCAGCAGCTCTCCACCACTATCCAGGAGGAATTTTACAG GGTTTACCCTTACCTCTGCCGAGCAGTAAAGACTTTTGCTAGAGACCATGGAAACGTTCCTTCAAACAAGGACTTCTATGTTGCCTTCCAAGATCTGCCTACCAGACACAA AATTCGAGAAATGACATCAGCAAAAATTGGCTCACTGATGCGCATCAGTGGACAGGTCGTACGCACTCACCCAGTCCATCCTGAGCTCGTAAGTGGAACCTTCCTGTGCCTCGACTGCCAGACAGTGATCAAAGATGTGGAACAGCAATTTAAATACACGCAGCCGAACATCTGCAGAAACCCAGTCTGTGCCAACAGGAGGAGATTCCTGCTGGACACAAACAAATCAAGATTCGTTGACTTCCAAAAG GTTCGCATTCAGGAGACGCAGGCCGAGCTGCCACGCGGCAGCATTCCTCGCAGCGTGGAAGTCATCCTGCGTGCAGAAGCAGTGGAGTCTGCTCAGGCAGGAGACAAATGTGACTTCACAGGGTCACTGATTGTCGTGCCTGATGTCTCCCAGCTGTCAACACCAG GAGTGCGTGCAGAAACCAGCTCTCGGCTGAGCGGGAGAGAGGGCTACGAAACCGAAGGCATCCGAGGACTTCGTGCCCTTGGAGTCAGAGAGCTGTCATATAAACTAGTCTTCCTAGCTTGTTACGTTGCACCAACTAATCCACGG tttggtGGAAAAGAGCTCCGAGATGAAGAACAGACTGCAGAAAGTATTAAAAACCAAATGTCTGTGAAAGAGTGGGAAAAAGTGTTTGAAATGAGCCAGGATAAGAATCTTTACCATAACCTGTGCACCAGCCTCTTCCCCACTATCCACG GTAACGATGAAGTGAAACGTGGGGTCCTGCTGATGCTTTTTGGAGGAGTTCCTAAGACCACTTCAGAAGGCACTTCGCTGCGTGGGGACATCAATGTTTGTGTTGTTGGTGATCCAAGTACAGCCAAGAGTCAATTTCTAAA GCACGTGGATGAATTCAGTCCTCGTGCTGTGTACACCAGCGGAAAAGCCTCCAGTGCTGCTGGTCTAACAGCAGCAGTGGTGAAAGATGAAGAGTCTCATGAGTTTGTCATTGAAGCTGGAGCACTGATGCTGGCAGATAAC GGGGTTTGCTGCATTGATGAATTTGACAAAATGGACATGCGGGATCAAGTAGCCATTCATGAAGCGATGGAGCAGCAGACTATATCCATTACTAAAGCAGGAGTAAAG gCTACCCTGAATGCCAGGACTTCCATTTTGGCTGCAGCAAACCCCGTTGGTGGACGCTATGACAGATCCAAGTcactaaaacaaaatataaaccTATCGGCTCCCATCATGTCTCGATTTGATCTCTTCTTCATCCTTGTGGATGAATGTAATGAG GTTACGGATTACGCCATTGCCAGACGCATAGTGGATCTGCATTCCAGAGTAGAAGAATCTGTCGATCGTGTCTATTCATTAGACGATATCAGAAGGTACCTGCTGTTCGCAAGACAGTTTAAACCAAAG ATATCTAAGGAGTCTGAGGACTTTATAGTGGAGCAGTATAAGCGACTACGGCAGCGGGACGGCTCTGGAGTGATAAAGTCGTCCTGGAGAATCACGGTGCGACAGCTGGAAAGCATGATTCGTCTGTCTGAAGCTATGGCCCGTATGCACTGCTGTGATGAG GTTCACCCAAAACACGTGAAGGAAGCATTCAGGCTTTTAAATAAGTCCATCATTAGAGTTGAGACTCCTGACATCAATTTAGACCAAGATGAGGAACAGCAAATTGAAGACCAAGAGGACCAAGGGGGAGTCAATG GTGAGGCAGAAGCTCCAGCTGGTGTCAATGGTCTCGCAGATGGCATCAATGGCCATTCTGAGGATGTGAGCAAGGATGCAGCACCCAAAGCCTCTCTTAGGCTGGGCTTCTCTGAGTATCGACGGATTTCTAATCTCCTGGTGCTGCACctcaggaaagcagaggaag AAGAGGACGATTCATCGTTAAAGAAGAGTGAACTTATTAATTGGTACCTAAAAGAAATTGAATCTGAAATCGAATCTGAAGAAGatctaataaataaaaagaagatcATAGAGAGAGTCATTCATCGACTTACGCATTAT GACCACATCCTGATAGAACTGTCCCAGTCAGGACTGAGGGGATCCGGAGAAGAGCGAACTTTTGATGAGGATCCATACCTGGTTGTTAATCCAAACTACCTGCTGGAAGACTGA